A segment of the Pseudomonas versuta genome:
CATGGCGGCGGACAGAGGCAGAGAGTTAAAAGCGGTGGCAATGGTGGTCACGAGACTGGCCTGCAAAACAAAATGTCGCGCAGTGTAACAGCCCTATGGCCTTAGCCTGAACATTCTGGACGAGTTGTCATCTGAACCCTGACAACCCTGTAGGAGCAGCCGCTCGACGCTCGATTGCTCGCGAGCTGTTAAAAAGCTCGCGAGGCAAGCTCGTTCCTGCGGGATGTTGCGTTCTTAATGTTCCAGGTCGTGCTCGGAGTTGGCCTTGGGCTTGCGCCCGTCCTTGGGTGACAGCTGCAGGAAGATCGCGGCTGCCAGCATCGCCATGATGCCCACTGTCAGGAAGGTCAGCTGGAATGCCCCAAGTACCGTGTCCACCCCCTCTTCGCCGCCATCGCCGGTAAAGCCGCCGAGCAGGGCACCGGCGCATGCCACGCCCAGGCTCAATGACAGCTGCGCCACCACCGACAGCAAGCTGTTGCCGCTGCTGGCACTGGCGTCATCGAGGTCGATCAGGGTCACGGTATTCATGGCCGTGAACTGCAACGAGTTGATCGCGCCCAGAACAGCCAGCATCCCCAGCAGCAGCGGATAAGGGGTGTGTTCGGTGACCAGGCCCATGCTGGCCAGCATCAGGCCCAGCGCAAAGGTATTGGTCGTGAGCACGGTGCGATAGCCCACGCGCTCAATCAGCGGCCGCGCCACCCACTTGGCCAGCATCGCCGCCGCCGCCAGTGGCAGCATGCTCATCCCCGCCTGTGACGGCGAATAGCCCAGGGCGACTTGCAGCAGCAGCGGCACCAGAAACGGCAAGGCGCCGCTGCCGAGCCGGGCAAACAGGTTGCCCAGGATGCCCACGGCAAAGGTCCTGGTTTTAAACAACACCGGCGAGAACAGCGGGTTGCTGATATTGCCCGCCCGCAGCCAATAGGCCGCCAGGCACGCCAGCCCGGCGAACAGCAGCAACATCACCCGCAGGTGCGGCATGTGCAGCTCGCCCAGGCCTTCCATGGCAATGGTGATAAACACCATCGCGGCGCCAAACAGCACAAAGCCCAAGGTGTCGAAGCGGGTACGCTCGCTGCCGCGCAGGTCCGGGATGAAGTGCCAGACCGCCCAGCAGCCGAGTAGTCCGACGGGCAGGTTGATCAGGAAGATCCAGTGCCAGCTCAGGTACTCCACCATCCAGCCGCCCATGGTCGGCCCGATCAGGGGGCCGAGCAAACCGGGGATGGTGATAAAGCCCATGATCCGCACCAGCTCCGAACGCGGATAAGCCTTGAGCACCACCAGTCGCCCGATGGGCAGCATCAAGGCACCGCCCAGGCCCTGGACGATACGTGCGCCGATCAACTCGTTGAGCGTGCCGGACAGCGCGCACAGCAACGAACCGAAACTGAACAGGAGGATGGCGCTGAAGAAGATTTTTTTGGTGCCGAAGCGGTCGGCGATCCAGCCTGAGGCCGGAATCAGCAACGCGACGGTGAGCATGTAGGCAACGATCACGCCTTGCATGCGCAGCGGGTTTTCTTTCAGGTCGCTGGCCATATCGGGCAGTGCAGTATTGAGGATGGTGCCGTCGAGCGACTGCATGAAAAACGCGATGGCCACTACCCAGGGCAGCCAGCGAAGGACTTCAGGACTTAGAACCGGACGTACGGGCATAGGACCTCTTTTTATGAACAATCGAGAACCCGCTGCGGGGCTGGTTGGCCCCACCCTGTGGGAGCCGGCTTGCCGGCGATGGTCAGGAAAACCCGGTTGTTCCAATCGCCGGCAAGCCGGCTCCCACAGTGGGCAGGGTGGTTAAAGCGTCAATGTCAGTTTTTTTACCAGCGCTCCCGGTAACAGGTTTGACGCGGTCTGGCGCTGGTCATAGGTACTGGCCGACAACAGCAGCTCGCGTTCCACGGTCAGTGCTTCAAGCTGGGAACCCAGCAGACTATAGACGCTGTCATCAAAGCGCATGGTGTTGACCGGGGCCTTGATTTCGCCATTCTCGACCCAGAACGTGGCGAAGCGGGTCATGCCGGTCAGGCGTGCCGCCGACTGGTCGGAGTAGTTCAGGTACCACAGGTTGCTGATGTACAGCCCGGTACCCAACTGCTTGAGGATATCGGCCTGTTCCAGGCTGCCCGGCGCCATTGCCAGCGCACTCGGCCCTTCACCCCAGGGGGCGCCGTTGGCCTCAAGGCCGTACTCGGCAGCGCTGCGCGAGCCCACCAGTTGCTGATTGGCCTTGCCGTGTTTGACCAGCGACAGATCTTGGCGCGGATACCCTTCCTCGGAAAACCCCGGGCTCAGGGACTGGCTCACCCGCTCGTCCAGCGACACCAGCGGGCTCAGTTGCGCATCACCGGCATAGAGTTTTTGCAGCGGGCTGTATTTGCTGGCCAGCGCCTGGGCCGAAAACCCACCCCAGCTCAGCATGCTCATCACTTCTTCCAGTGCCGCCGGAGCCAGATAAGCGCGGTATTCGCCGGGTGCCAGGGCATGCAGCGGGCGATCGAGAAACTCCAGCTGCTCGCGGGCCAATTGCATGCGTCGGGCAAAACGCTGGCTGTCCCAGTCCGCCCCGGCGTAGCTGGCTTTCACCGCCTGGCCATTGCTGTGGAACAGGCTCCAGTCAAAGTTGAAGCTGTTGGCCTGGTGCCAGCCCAGCGCGCCTTCGGAGCTGGCATAGCCATAGCTGATCGGGCCGCTGGCATAAAAACCCACCAGGTCGATGCCTTCGGCGCTGCGGCTGATTTCCTCCAGCACACGGGCGGTGTCCGGCAATGGCTGGTCCTGCACATTGTGGCTGTGCCACGGCTCGGGGTTGAGCAGCAGATAAGGATCAACCGGCAGTAACGCCAAGGTGTCGCGCAATTGCTGCAACGCCTCGCACACGCGCTGTTGATCGACCGTCGGGTCACCGGCCAGGGTGATGCTGACGTCAGCGTGACGGCCATTGTCGATCAGCTTCAGGCTCAGGCTTGCCTGTTGTACAAGCCCTGCCTGGCGCACCTTGCCCTTGTTGAAACGAATGAATTCCGATGCTTCGGCGTTATAGCCCAAGGTGAATTGTTCCGGGCTGCGGATCGCATCGCCCAGCCATTGCACCAGTGCCTTGAACTGCCCGGCCTGACTTATTGGGGTACTCATCAGGCATCGCCTCCAAACACGTCGATATTACTGAACACACAGGCCGGGGACGCATGGCCTACACGGATCACCTGGTTGGGCTCGCCTTTGCCGCAGTTGGGGGTGCCCAGCACTTTAAACGTGCTGGCATCACCCACGGCGCTGAGGTTGCGCCAGAACTGCTCGGAGATACCGCGGTAGTTGGGGTTCTTGACCACGCCCTTGAGCTCGCCGTTCTCGATCAACTGGCCCCACTCGCAGCCGAACTGGAATTTGTTGCGCGCATCGTCAATCGACCAGGAGCGGTTGGTGGCCATCAGGATCCCGTTTTCGATCGCGCCAACCAGTTGCGCCATCGACTTGTCGCCGGGTTCGATATTGAGGTTGGCCATACGGTCTATCGGTGGACGATTCCAGCTACATGCCCGGCTGTTGGCCACGCCGTCGAGGCCTGCGCGAAATTGCGACAGGGCCCCGCCCAAAGGCCGCAGCAGCAAACCTTCACGGATCAGGAATTCCTTGTGCGCCGGGGTGCCGTCGTCGTCAAAGCCATAGCTGGCCAACTGCTCGGCAATGGTCGGGTCGAAGGTGACGTTGAGTAGCCTGGAGCCGTATTGCAGGCTGCCGAAGTCGCTGGCCTTGACGAAGCTGGTGCCCGCGTAATTGCGTTCGTCGCCCAGAATGCGGTCAAGTTCCAGCGGGTGGCCGATGGATTCGTGAATCTGCAGAATCATTTGGTCGGGCATCAACAGCAGGTCGCGCTTGCCCTGGGGTGTGTTGGGCGCAAGCAGCAACTGCAGGGCCTGCTCGGCGACCTGGGGCGCGGCTCCGATCAGGCCGCAACGGCCGATCACATCGATACCGCCTTGCTGGCCAAAATTTTCACGGCCCAGGCTGCGGGTCTGGCTGTCATTGCCGTCATAGGCGGTCACGCTCATGCCCGGGAAAACAAAACGCTGCGCCCGGCGCAACTCGGCACCCGCACTGTTGAGATAAATCTGCTCGACGTGATTGAGCCCCAGGGACACGTCCCAGCTGACCAGTCGCTCGTCCTTGGGCACGGCCGCCGACTCGGCCCCCAGCAGCTCGAAGCACTGGCTGAGGGACGGGAATGTCTGGTCCAGATCGGGCGAGTAATAGTCGGCGCGTTCCCGGGATACCGGTTCGAGTGTCAGGTCGAGCAGCGCGTGGGGCGTGATCAGACGGGCCTGGGCTTCGGCACGATCCAGAGCGGCCTGCAAACCGGCCTGCGACAGGTCGTTGGTGGCGGCATAGGCTTCAACGCCGTTGACCCGCACGGTCAGCATCGCGCCCTGGTCGTGACTGAATGCAGGGGGATCTGCAACGTTCTTGCGTACCGACAGGTGTTGCCCGGACTCGCGTACATAACGCAACGAAAAGAACTCGGCCCGGGTGCGCAGCGCGCCAAAGCGCTGCTTGAGCTGAGGGTAGAAATCGAACATGCACAGACCTCCGAACAACGAAAAGTGTATCGAAGCTTGGGTTTGGGAAGTGAAACGAGGCTCTAGAGTAGGCCTGCGGGGAGGCCGGGACAAGCGGGGAAGGATGAAACCGGGATGGTTGTGGGAGCGGGCTTGCCCGCGATGCAGACGACCCGGGGTGATGCTATCGCGGGCAAGCCCGCTCCCACAGAAGCAGGAACGGGCTCAATTGCAATCGGTGTTACTGCGCGGTACGGCTCACATCACGCAGCGGCTTGCCGCGTACCGGTGCATCGCCTGCGACGTAGTAGTCGGCAGTGCTGCGCGGCAGTGGCGCACGACCACGGATCTTGTCGGCGATTTTTTCGGCGATCATGATTGTCGGTGCGTTGAGGTTACCGGTGGTGATCAGCGGCATGATCGACGCATCGACTACCCGCAGACCCTGCATGCCATGCACGCGGCCTTCGCCATCCACGACAGCCATTTCGTCGGTGCCCATCTTGCACGAGCAGGACGGGTGGAACGCTGTTTCCGCGTGTTCACGGATAAAGGTGTCCAGTTCTTCGTCAGTCTGCTTGTCGATACCCGGGCTGATTTCACGGCCACGGAAGGCGTCCAGAGCAGGCTGCTGCATGATTTCGCGGGTCAGGCGGATGCCGTCACGGAACTCCTGCCAGTCTTGCTCGGCGGCCATGTAGTTGAACAGGATGCTCGGGTACTCGCGCGGGTCCTTGGACTTGACGTTGATCCGGCCACGGCTTGGCGAACGCATGGAGCCCATGTGCGCCTGGAAACCGTGTTCTTTCACCCCGTTGCTGCCGTTGTAGTTAATCGCAACCGGCAGGAAGTGGTACTGGATGTTCGGCCATTCGAAGTCTTCGCGAGTACGGATAAAACCGCCCGCTTCGAACTGGTTGCTGGCGCCGATGCCCTTGCCCAGGAACAGCCACTCGGCACCAATGGCCGGCTGGTTGTACCACAGCAAAGACGGGTACAGCGAAACCGGCTGGGTGCATGCGTATTGCAGATACAGCTCCAGGTGGTCCTGCAGGTTCTGGCCGACGCCCGGCAGGTCGTGAACCACCGGGATATCGAGGCTGTTGAGCAGTTCGGCCGGGCCGACGCCGGAGCGTTGCAGCACGGTTGGCGAACCGATCGCGCCGCTGCACAGCAGCACTTCTTTACGGGCCTTGGCCAGAATGCGGGTGTCGCTGTCGCCGACCATGTAAGAAACGCCAACCGCACGCTTGCCTTCAAACTCGATCTTGTCGGTCAGGGCGTGGGTGACGATGGTCAGGGTCGAACGCTGCTTGGCGGTGTCCAGGTAACCGCGAGCGGTGCTGGCACGACGACCGTTTGGCGTCACGGTACGGTCCATCGGGCCGAAACCTTCCTGCTGGTAGCCGTTAAGGTCTTCGGTACGCGGGTAGCCAGCCTGTACGCCGGCTTCAACCATGGCGTGGAACAACACGTTGTTGCCTGCCTTTGGCGTAGTCACGCTGACCGGACCATCACCGCCGTGGTAATCGTTGGCGCCGATGTCGCGGGTTTCCGCTTTACGGAAGTACGGCAGGCAGTTCAGGTAATCCCAGTCTTCGAGGCCTGGCAATTTTGCCCAGCCGTCGTAGTCCATCGCGTTGCCGCGGATGTAGCACATGCCGTTGATCAGGGACGAGCCGCCCAGGCCTTTGCCGCGGCCACATTCCATGCGGCGATTGTCCATGTGCGGTTCAGGATCGGTTTCAAAGGCCCAGTTGTAGCGACGGCCTTGCAGCGGGAACGCCAGAGCCGCAGGCATCTGGGTTCGGAAATCGAAACGGTAGTCCGGGCCGCCAGCTTCGAGCAGCAGCACGGTGACGCCTTCGTCTTCAGTCAGACGGGTCGCCAGGGTGTTACCGGCAGAGCCGGCACCAATGATGATGTAATCGAATTCTTGGGACATAAAATGCACCCTCGTGTAGATAAAGAACCCTGTAGTCGCTGCCGCAGGCTGCGATCGGCTGCGAAGCAGTCGCGCTCCTGCTTTGGCAAGAGGGCTCTGCGAGCCTTATCGCAGCCTGCGGCAGCGACTACAGTTGATCGGTTGTCAGTCAGACAATCGGCTTAGAACACCGAAACGTAATCGCCCAACTCAACCTGTACCGATTTGATCTGGGTGTACTGCGCCAGGGAGCTGATGCCGTTTTCGCGGCCGATACCCGACTGCTTGTAGCCGCCGACCGGCATTTTGGCGTCGGACTCGCCCCAGGCGTTGATCCAGCAAATGCCCGCTTCCAGCTGATGAATGACGCGGTGGGCGCGGTTCAGGTCTTTGGTCACGACACCGGCGGCCAGGCCGAACTCGGTATCGTTGGCGCGGCGGATCACTTCTTCTTCGGTGTCGTAGGTCAGGATGCTCATCACCGGGCCAAAGATTTCTTCTTTGACGATGGTCATCTCATCGGTGCAGTCGCTGAACACGGTGGGTGCCACGAATGCACCTTTGGCCAGGTCGCCCTGGGTCAGGCGTTCGCCGCCGCACAGGAGGCGGGCGCCTTCTTCCTTGCCTTTGGCAATGTAGCCCAGCACGCTTTCCATGTGAGCAAAGCTGACCAGCGGACCGAAGTTGGTGTTTTCGTCTTCCGGGTTGCCGATGCGGATACGTGCAACGCGCTCCAGGATCTTGGCTTCGAACGCAGCTTTAAGTGCGGTCGGTACGAACACACGAGTGCCGTTGGTGCACACCTGGCCCGAGCTGTAGAAGTTGGCCATCATCGCGGTGTCAGCCGCACGATCCAGGTCGGCGTCATCAAAAATGATCAGCGGCGACTTGCCGCCCAGTTCCATGGTCACTTCTTTAAGCGAAGAGCTGGTGGCGCTGGAGGTGACTTTCTTGCCGGTGTCGGTGCCGCCGGTGAACGAGATTTTCTCGATGCGCGGGTGCTCGGTCAGCCAGGTGCCGACTTCACGGCCGCTGCCGGTCAGCACGTTGAACACGCCGTCCGGTACGCCGGCAGCGGTGTAGATTTCAGCCAGTTTCAAGGTGGTCAGCGAAGTGACTTCACTTGGCTTGAAGATCATCGCGTTACCGGCAGCCAGCGCCGGTGCGGACTTCCACAAAGCGATCTGGATCGGGTAGTTCCACGCGCCGATACCGGCTACAACGCCCAGCGGCTCGCGACGGGTGTAAACGAACGAAGTGTCGCGCAGCGGGATTTGCTCGCCCTGAATGGCGGGCACCAGGCCTGCGTAGTATTCCAGTACGTCGGCGCCGGTCACGATGTCGACATAACGGGTTTCGGAGTACGACTTGCCGGTGTCCAGGGTTTCCAGAGCGGCCAGTTCATCGTTGCGCTCGCGCAGGATGTCCACAGCCCGACGCAGGATGCGCGAACGCTCTACGGCAGTCATGGCAGCCCAGATTTTCTGGCCTTTCTCGGCGCTGACAACAGCACGCTCAACGTCTTCTTTAGTCGCACGTTGCACTTGCGCAAGGACTTCGCCGTTAGCCGGGTTGATGGCATCGAAGGTTGCACCGCTGCTGGCGTCGGTGTAGCCGCCGTCGATGTAGAGTTTTTGCAGTTCGAAACGGGCCATAAAATCCTCGCAAGTGCATAAGTGGTTGGCGTTGATCGTGAAACTGGCTGCCATCTAACTGGGGCAACTCAGATTCGCGACAGTTCAGGGGTTAAGCGTTGATTGGGCCTAACTCACCTTTTTCGCCAGTTGTAGATCCATGTATTCGTAGCAGATGCGTTGTGCCTGTTCGGTGTCGAAAGCGTCTCCCGACAGGGCACCCCGCAACCATAGACCATCGATGAGAGCTGCCAGGCCTCGTGCTGCATTGCGGGCTTGGGCCTGCGGCAGGACTCGGCGAAATTGGCAGCACAGATTGGAATACAGGCGGTGATCGTTGATCCGCTGCAATCTGTGTAACGACGGCTGGTGCATGCTGGCGGCCCAAAAGGCCAGCCAGGTCTTCATTGCCGGGCCACTGACCTGGCTGGCGTCGAAGTTGCCTTCAACGATCACCTGCAGGTGTGCCCTTGGGCTGTCATCGCTCAGCGCCTGGCGGCGGGCGGTGACGTTTTCGATCAAGACGTTCATCAAGTACCGCATGGTGGCGGCAATCAGACCGTTCTTGTCGCGAAAGTAGTGACTGATGATGCCATTCGACACGCCGGCCAAACGGGCAATCAGTGCAATGCTGGCATCGGCCATCCCGACCTGATCGACCGCCGTTAACGTGGCTTCGATCAACTGCTGGCGGCGTATGGGTTGCATCCCGACCTTTGGCATCTTGCAAATCTCCTTGGGCCTGCGAGCAGTGCAAATCGATCACTGAACGAAGACCAGTCTATTTTGTTTTGA
Coding sequences within it:
- the betI gene encoding transcriptional regulator BetI, translating into MPKVGMQPIRRQQLIEATLTAVDQVGMADASIALIARLAGVSNGIISHYFRDKNGLIAATMRYLMNVLIENVTARRQALSDDSPRAHLQVIVEGNFDASQVSGPAMKTWLAFWAASMHQPSLHRLQRINDHRLYSNLCCQFRRVLPQAQARNAARGLAALIDGLWLRGALSGDAFDTEQAQRICYEYMDLQLAKKVS
- a CDS encoding TldD/PmbA family protein; the protein is MFDFYPQLKQRFGALRTRAEFFSLRYVRESGQHLSVRKNVADPPAFSHDQGAMLTVRVNGVEAYAATNDLSQAGLQAALDRAEAQARLITPHALLDLTLEPVSRERADYYSPDLDQTFPSLSQCFELLGAESAAVPKDERLVSWDVSLGLNHVEQIYLNSAGAELRRAQRFVFPGMSVTAYDGNDSQTRSLGRENFGQQGGIDVIGRCGLIGAAPQVAEQALQLLLAPNTPQGKRDLLLMPDQMILQIHESIGHPLELDRILGDERNYAGTSFVKASDFGSLQYGSRLLNVTFDPTIAEQLASYGFDDDGTPAHKEFLIREGLLLRPLGGALSQFRAGLDGVANSRACSWNRPPIDRMANLNIEPGDKSMAQLVGAIENGILMATNRSWSIDDARNKFQFGCEWGQLIENGELKGVVKNPNYRGISEQFWRNLSAVGDASTFKVLGTPNCGKGEPNQVIRVGHASPACVFSNIDVFGGDA
- the mdtD gene encoding multidrug transporter subunit MdtD; protein product: MPVRPVLSPEVLRWLPWVVAIAFFMQSLDGTILNTALPDMASDLKENPLRMQGVIVAYMLTVALLIPASGWIADRFGTKKIFFSAILLFSFGSLLCALSGTLNELIGARIVQGLGGALMLPIGRLVVLKAYPRSELVRIMGFITIPGLLGPLIGPTMGGWMVEYLSWHWIFLINLPVGLLGCWAVWHFIPDLRGSERTRFDTLGFVLFGAAMVFITIAMEGLGELHMPHLRVMLLLFAGLACLAAYWLRAGNISNPLFSPVLFKTRTFAVGILGNLFARLGSGALPFLVPLLLQVALGYSPSQAGMSMLPLAAAAMLAKWVARPLIERVGYRTVLTTNTFALGLMLASMGLVTEHTPYPLLLGMLAVLGAINSLQFTAMNTVTLIDLDDASASSGNSLLSVVAQLSLSLGVACAGALLGGFTGDGGEEGVDTVLGAFQLTFLTVGIMAMLAAAIFLQLSPKDGRKPKANSEHDLEH
- the betA gene encoding choline dehydrogenase, whose protein sequence is MSQEFDYIIIGAGSAGNTLATRLTEDEGVTVLLLEAGGPDYRFDFRTQMPAALAFPLQGRRYNWAFETDPEPHMDNRRMECGRGKGLGGSSLINGMCYIRGNAMDYDGWAKLPGLEDWDYLNCLPYFRKAETRDIGANDYHGGDGPVSVTTPKAGNNVLFHAMVEAGVQAGYPRTEDLNGYQQEGFGPMDRTVTPNGRRASTARGYLDTAKQRSTLTIVTHALTDKIEFEGKRAVGVSYMVGDSDTRILAKARKEVLLCSGAIGSPTVLQRSGVGPAELLNSLDIPVVHDLPGVGQNLQDHLELYLQYACTQPVSLYPSLLWYNQPAIGAEWLFLGKGIGASNQFEAGGFIRTREDFEWPNIQYHFLPVAINYNGSNGVKEHGFQAHMGSMRSPSRGRINVKSKDPREYPSILFNYMAAEQDWQEFRDGIRLTREIMQQPALDAFRGREISPGIDKQTDEELDTFIREHAETAFHPSCSCKMGTDEMAVVDGEGRVHGMQGLRVVDASIMPLITTGNLNAPTIMIAEKIADKIRGRAPLPRSTADYYVAGDAPVRGKPLRDVSRTAQ
- a CDS encoding TldD/PmbA family protein codes for the protein MSTPISQAGQFKALVQWLGDAIRSPEQFTLGYNAEASEFIRFNKGKVRQAGLVQQASLSLKLIDNGRHADVSITLAGDPTVDQQRVCEALQQLRDTLALLPVDPYLLLNPEPWHSHNVQDQPLPDTARVLEEISRSAEGIDLVGFYASGPISYGYASSEGALGWHQANSFNFDWSLFHSNGQAVKASYAGADWDSQRFARRMQLAREQLEFLDRPLHALAPGEYRAYLAPAALEEVMSMLSWGGFSAQALASKYSPLQKLYAGDAQLSPLVSLDERVSQSLSPGFSEEGYPRQDLSLVKHGKANQQLVGSRSAAEYGLEANGAPWGEGPSALAMAPGSLEQADILKQLGTGLYISNLWYLNYSDQSAARLTGMTRFATFWVENGEIKAPVNTMRFDDSVYSLLGSQLEALTVERELLLSASTYDQRQTASNLLPGALVKKLTLTL
- the betB gene encoding betaine-aldehyde dehydrogenase produces the protein MARFELQKLYIDGGYTDASSGATFDAINPANGEVLAQVQRATKEDVERAVVSAEKGQKIWAAMTAVERSRILRRAVDILRERNDELAALETLDTGKSYSETRYVDIVTGADVLEYYAGLVPAIQGEQIPLRDTSFVYTRREPLGVVAGIGAWNYPIQIALWKSAPALAAGNAMIFKPSEVTSLTTLKLAEIYTAAGVPDGVFNVLTGSGREVGTWLTEHPRIEKISFTGGTDTGKKVTSSATSSSLKEVTMELGGKSPLIIFDDADLDRAADTAMMANFYSSGQVCTNGTRVFVPTALKAAFEAKILERVARIRIGNPEDENTNFGPLVSFAHMESVLGYIAKGKEEGARLLCGGERLTQGDLAKGAFVAPTVFSDCTDEMTIVKEEIFGPVMSILTYDTEEEVIRRANDTEFGLAAGVVTKDLNRAHRVIHQLEAGICWINAWGESDAKMPVGGYKQSGIGRENGISSLAQYTQIKSVQVELGDYVSVF